The stretch of DNA TCGCGGTCTCGTCCCACATGCAGACCACCAGCTGCGGGCCGAGCGGGTCCACCTCGACGCCGAGCCGGGCCAGACGGTCCACGTCCGTGGAGCCGAACTCCACGAAGCAGAGCCCCCCGTCCCGCACCAGGCGATTCTCCAGGGCCCGCTCGGGCAGCCGCTCGGCCAGAAAGGCCGCCATCGCCTTCGGGATCATCCTGGTCCTCCGTTGCTTCCGCTGGGCCCGCGGGGCCTCGTGGCCGAGAGTGCGCGGGACCGTCAGAACCAGCGCCTCAGCCACCGCTTCTCGAAGTAGATCTTCCCCCAGTGCCAGAGGCGGCTCGGCGAGCGCATCGTCATCGCGGGCGCGGGATCGGCGTAGAAGTTGCCCTTCGCGTAGGCGGCCACACCGTGGCCCATCTCGATGATGCAGGAGCCGAAGCCGTCGAAGCGCCGCGCGCCGCTCCGCCCGGCGATCTCCGCGGCGATGTTCTCGGCCACCACCTCGCCCTGGCCGTCGGCGAAGACCCCCGCCTTGGGAAGCGGCAGACCCACGGGCAGTTTGATCAGCGTCGTGTCCCCGATGGCGAAGACGCGCTCGTGGCCCGTCTGGAGCGTCCCCTTGTCCGCCGGGACCCAGCCGGGCTCGGCGGTGAGCCCCGCCTCCTTGACGACCGGGGAGCACCGGTGGGGCGGGACGACGACGAGGAGGTCGTAGCCGGCGCGGACCCCGTTCTCGAACGCCAGTTCCCGCCGCTCCGGATCCACGGCCACCACCTTGTGCTGTGGGTGGAAGCCGACCCCGCGGCCCTCGACGAGGCCCTTCACGGCTTCCCCCATCGCGCGGCCCGCGACCGGCATGGGCAGCGTCTCGGGCGTGTAGACGTCCACCTGCGTCCGCTCGCCCAGTCCGCGCCGGCTGAGCGAGGCCTCGATGAGCATGGCGGCCTCGTAGGGCGCCGCCGGGCACCTGAAGGGCAACCCGGCGATGAGCACCGCCACGCGCCCCTCGTGGAACTGCCGGAGGGCATCGCGCAGCCCCAGCGCGCCCTCGAGATCGTAGACGTTGTGGCCGGCGCCGTCGAGACCCGGGATGCCACCGAGCCATCCCTCGGCGCCGAGGGAGACGACGAGGTAGTCGGCGGAGAGCGTCTGGCGCTCGGTCTTCACCCGACGCGTCATGGGATCGATCTCCCGGATCTCGTCCTGGACCACCTCGATCCCCTTGCGCTCGAGGCTCGCGAGGTCGCGGGCGATCTCGTGAGGCTCACGCCAGCCGAGCATCATCCAGAGGAAGGAGGGGGTGAAAACGTGCTGGCGCTGGCGCTCGACCAGGACGATGCGGTGCTTCCGGTCGAGCCGGCGCCTCAGCATGTTGGCGGTGACGAGCCCCCCCACACCTCCTCCGAGAATCACCGTGGTCGCCATCGCCCGTCCTCCTCTATGCGCGCCGCGCCGCCACCGCCACGAAGGTTGCCCGCCCAGGCATCCACCGAGCGCCTATGGCCTCCCACCGCTCGAGCCAGCCGCCACTCCTCGGCCAGAACAGCGGTAGGAAGTGTACCGCGCTCCGCCACCGGGGCTCCGTGAAACCGCGCGCACGCAGCAGATCCCGCAGCTCGTCAGGGCTGAGAAAGGTCGCACCCCTCCAGACGGAAGGACCCACGAGACGCTTGAGCCGGCGCCAGGCGGTCCAGAGCCCCGCGCGAGCGAGGATCGCAGCCACGAGCCGCCCGCCAGGCACCAGGACACGGTGGCACTCCTCCAGGACGCGCCGAGGTTCACCCGCGAACTCGAGTCCGAGGATGACCGTCACGAGATCGACGGCACCGGCGCGCAAGGGTAATGCGTGCGCGTCGGCCCTGACCAAGTGGAGATCACAGCCGGCCTCGCGCGCCTTGGCGCGCGCGACGAGGAGCATGGGCTCGGAGACATCCACCCCCACGACCCTCAGGCCCCGCCGCGCCAGGGCCAGCGCGTAGCGCCCCGTCCCACACGACAGGTCGAGCGCCCGGACACCAGGCTTCTCGCCGACGAGGCCGAGCACCGCCTCCCTCTCGAGGCGGTCCACGAGCCGACCGAGCGGGGTCCCGTACCACGCATCGTATGTCGGCGCGAGCGTGTCGAACAGTCCGACCGCGGCCGCCTCCCGGCGCGATGTCTCCATTGTCAGAACGCGTAGCGGACGACGGTGTAGAGATTCGAGTTGGCCTCGAACTGACCGTAGTCGCTCCGGCGCGGGCCGCCGAAGACGTTCAGGCCGAGCGCGGCCGACAGGGCATCCGTGATCTGGTACCGCGCCTCCGGCCCCAGGTACCAGTCGCCGTCGCTCGGGCTCGCCAGCGCGAAGAGGCCGAGTCGGAGCGTCTGGTGGAACAGGAGCTGGGTGAGCCGGGCCGTCAGGACATGCCGGGCGGCGCCCCGGTGCGGCATCCCCGGGCCCCGGTTCCGCACGTACTCGCCGTGGTCCTCCATCACGTGGACGTAGTACTGCCCGGAGAGCGTGAGGTCCGGCACGATCTCCCTCTGGTAGCCAGCCAGGAGCCTCACCGAGGAGTTCTCCACCGCCGGGTCGCGTCCGGACCGATCATCGCGGGAGTCGTAGTAGCCCGCCTCGATGCTCAGCACGCCGCCGAGCACCGCCCCCTGGGCGCTGGCGCCGTAGACGCTCAGCGGCGGGAAGAAGAACCGGAGCCGCGGCCCCGGTTCCACCTCGCCGGCCGGCGCGTGGAAGAAGCCGCGATAGGCGTAGAGCGACAGGTCCCAGCCGAGGACGTTGCGCGACAGGCGCGCGCCGGCCTCGGTGTGCCCGAGCGACGCCTCGGGGTCGTCCGTGTAGCGCCGCTCCACCGCCGCCGCGGGATCGTGGAAGGCGAGCCGGCCGCCGGCCTCGGGGAGCGTGTCGGCCTCGAAGCGGGGAATGAGCACGAGCTGGAGCGAGGTGCCGGCCCAGTGGCCCGTGGCGCTGACGGCGTCCGACCCCTTCTTCAGGTACTCGAGCGGGAGCCCCGCGATGAAGGCCACCCAGTCCTTGGGGAAAACGTCGTTGACGAAGACCAGGTCCCCCACGCCCCAGGTGATGACCTGGCGCCCGATGCGCAGGTCCACGCTCCGCAGTCTGAGGTCGAGGTAGCCCTCCCGCAGCTCCCCGTCCACCTCGGGCACGAGCGCGTCGAGGATCATCTCGCCCTTGGCGGTGAGCCCCCACCACTCTCCCCGCGGCGTCAGCTCGACCCGGGCCCGCCCCTCGCCCAGGACGAAGGGCTCCCGGCAGGCGAGCCGCTGGGTGCGGGGGCATCGGTCTGGCTGGATCAGACGATACGCCGTCCCCGACTGCACGAAGCCGTGGAGCGGGACGCCGTCCTCGTCGGCCTCCGCGCCGCCCCCGAGCGCCAGGGTCGCGGCGGCGGCGAGCCACGCCAGCGCCGCGCGGCCTCTCACCGCACCAGCTCGGTCGGGGGGGCTCGGAGCGCGCGCTCGGTGAAGAGATCGGGGGCGAGCTTCTGGTTGTAGCGGACATCCGCGAACACGGCTTCCGTCCTGTGGCCCGTCTGGACATTCTTCATGACGCGCTTCGTGACAGTCCAGAAGCCCTGCGCCTCCTTGAGCTCCTCACCGCTGAAGACCCGCGCCAGCTCGCCCCGCCGATCGTAGTACTCCTCCTTGAGGGGCAGTCCCGTGGCCACGTCGATCCACGAGACCTTCCGGGTGAAGTCGGCACTCCCGGGATCCCTGGGGACGCTCTCTACCACGTGGGCGACCCGCTCACCGACCTTCTCCTCGCGGAGCCGCTTGTGGGCGTCCTCCTCGGGCTCGCGCCCCGAGACGTCCTCGTACGAGAAGTCGGAGCCGACGAAGCTCGTGTGCTTGTCGCTGGCCGCGATCCGCCGGACCAGCTTCAGCGCCGGGATGTAGAGCCAGCGGTCGTCGTCCCGCCCGGCGTACTTCCAGACCAGGAAGGCCAGGTCCCGGACGTCCGGGGGGCGGTGGAAGACGACGAAGTACCGCTGCTCCCCGCCTTCCTTGAGAGTGCGCCGGGTCAGGGTCAGCTCGCGGATGCGCTCGCCGCCGTCCTTCGAGACCAGCCGCATGGTCACGCGTGCCCGCATGTCCTCCCCGGCGTAGTACATGGCCAGATGTGCCCGCCGCATGAGCTCCTCGCCAGACGGGGCCTGGGCCGCCGCCGGCAAAGCGACCGCCCCGGCACCCAGCGCCGCCAGCAGCGCGCGGGCCGCCCAGCGTGGTCGAATCCGTCTCATCGAGATCCCTCCCGGAGCCCCCGGATCAGCCAGCGGGGGAAGAGCGCGACCACGGCCGTGAGGTACACCACCGTGGCCGCCGCGGAGAGCAGCATGATGGCGATCATGAATACCCCGACCGTGATGTACGGGGTGAGCGCCGCCGCGAGCATCACGGCAAAGCCCGAGGCGAAGAGCAGTGCGTTCTTCAGGATGCCGAGTCCCGGCCGCGCCGCCGTCCAGACCAGCGCTCCCTCGAGGTCGCCCGTTTCCCGGTAGCGCTGCTGGAAGCGGCTCACGAAGTGGATGGCGAAGTCGATGGCCAGGCCCAGCGACAGGGTGGAGAGCACCGAGATCGGCATGTCGAAGTCCTTGCCGAGGAAGCCCACCATCCCGTAGATCAGGACGACGGTGAAGAGCAGGGGCAGGAAGCTCACGACCCCCCAGCGCAGCGAGCGGTAGTTCAGGACGAGGAGCACGAGCACGAGCACGCAGGAGGCGATGAACCCCTCGAGCATCCCCACCAGGACCTCCTGGTTCCACACCATGTTGAAGTAGGCGATCCCCGCGGGCCTGAGCTCGGCCCCCGGGATCGGGTGAGACGCCAGGTGGTCTCGGGCCGCGGCGAGCACCCCCGCCGTGTGGGTCGCGTCCCAGCTCCGGAGCTGGACCATGACGTTGGCCTTCCGGGCGGGGTCGTCCACCACGTTGCTGAGCTCACGCTGTCGGGCGGCCATGCTGAAGAGGAGCAGCGCCTGGGCCGCCGCCTCCTGCGAGTCGGGGATGATCTCCTGTGCCGGGTCGTTGTCTCTGAGCACCCGGTGAACCCGCTTGACGACATCGGCCACGGAGGTGGTCTTACCCACCACGGTCTCCCGCTCGATCCTCCGCTGCAGCCCCTCGAGGGCCCGCAGGAACTCCGGCCGCGTCACGGCGTCGGGCTGCTTGCCGTCGGCCACGAGGTAGAGAGTCGCCGTGCCGCCGAGCGCCCGGCTGAGCGCCCTGTCCGCGATACGGATGTCGCTGCCCGCCTTGAACCAGGCCACCATGTTGTTGTTCATGCGGATCTGCGTGAGCCCCACGGCCGAGGCCCCGAGGACGCCCGCCCCGACCAGGACCACGGCGGTCTTCCAGGCGACGCACGCCCGGCCCACCCGCGCCAGCCACCGGGACGCGGGCTCCGCCTCCCCGGGTGCGCCGGCCACCCGCCTCTCGCGCGCGATGGCCATGAGCGCGGGAACCAGGGTGAAGCTCATCACCAGGATGACGCCCGTGCCGAAGGCGACGAGCAGGCCGAAGACGCGCACGGGGATGATGGGCCCGATGGCGAGGGAGGCGAATCCGGCGATCGTCGTGAGGTCCGAGAAGAGCACCGGCGTCCCAACGGCGTTCATCGTCTGGAGGATCGCCTCCCGCCGGGTGCGCGCCTCCCGGCGCCGGAAGGCGAACTCGTTGAAGATGTGCACGGTGTCGGTGGAGATCGCCATGAGGAAGACCGGGCTCATGGAGGCCATGATGTGGACCGGGATGCCGAGCCCGATGAAGAGCCCCATGGCCCAGATGATGGCCAGCATGGCCACGACCATGTTGGCCGCCACCAGCCACCAGCTCCTGAACATGAAGAAGAGCATCCCGCACATGAGCAGCCCCGCCAGCGGCGAGAAGAGCCCCATCTGGCGGAACATCTCGGCGCCGAAGGTGTCGCGCGCCACGGGATCGCCCGCGACGTAGTAGCGCTCGGGCCCGGTGTCCGTCGCGGTGAGGCGGCGGATCTCCTCGGCGATGAGCTTGCCGTTGGCGCTCTTCTCGATGGGAACGTAGAGGGCGGTGGTCTTGCCATCGGCGGAGACGAGCCGGTGGACCAGCAGCGCGTTGCCGAGCACCTGCTGCCGGAGCCGGTCCGCCTCGGCCGCGTCGCGCGGGACCCTGCCCAGGATGGGGCGTGCATCGAGGGCGCCGTCGGCCACCGTGACGTCGTTCACGGTGGGCAGCGCCACCACGTCCCGGGCGATCACCCCGGGCAGGCGCAGCACCGCCTCGGTGAGCCGGCTGAGGCGCCCCAGGGTTTCCGGCGTGAAGATGCCCTGGTCGCTCTGGATGGCGACCACGAGTACATCCGGGTGCAGGCCGAACCACCCCTCCACCTGGTCGTTGTACTGCCGGACGGGTGAGGTGATCGGCAGCATGTTCTTGGGATCGGTGTCGGTCCGGATCCGCGGAAGCTGGCTGCCGAAGGCGAGCGTCAGGAGGAGGACGAGGACGAGCACCGCCCGGGGATGGTCTACCGACCATTCCACGGTGCGTCGGCGGACGCGATCCCACCGGGCTCCCATGAGAGATCCTAGAAGGCCCCGATCACCCGGTCGTGATCGCCGGCCCGAGGGAGGCCTGGTCCACGAGCACCCGCACGCGCCCCTCGCCCATCCCGACGATCCCGCCGAGCGCCTCAGACAGCGAGAGCCACGCGCCGGGCAGCGCCGACCGTCCCGGCAGCGCCGTGTAGACGCTGTCTCCCATCAGGG from Candidatus Rokuibacteriota bacterium encodes:
- a CDS encoding NAD(P)/FAD-dependent oxidoreductase, whose translation is MATTVILGGGVGGLVTANMLRRRLDRKHRIVLVERQRQHVFTPSFLWMMLGWREPHEIARDLASLERKGIEVVQDEIREIDPMTRRVKTERQTLSADYLVVSLGAEGWLGGIPGLDGAGHNVYDLEGALGLRDALRQFHEGRVAVLIAGLPFRCPAAPYEAAMLIEASLSRRGLGERTQVDVYTPETLPMPVAGRAMGEAVKGLVEGRGVGFHPQHKVVAVDPERRELAFENGVRAGYDLLVVVPPHRCSPVVKEAGLTAEPGWVPADKGTLQTGHERVFAIGDTTLIKLPVGLPLPKAGVFADGQGEVVAENIAAEIAGRSGARRFDGFGSCIIEMGHGVAAYAKGNFYADPAPAMTMRSPSRLWHWGKIYFEKRWLRRWF
- a CDS encoding methyltransferase domain-containing protein, encoding METSRREAAAVGLFDTLAPTYDAWYGTPLGRLVDRLEREAVLGLVGEKPGVRALDLSCGTGRYALALARRGLRVVGVDVSEPMLLVARAKAREAGCDLHLVRADAHALPLRAGAVDLVTVILGLEFAGEPRRVLEECHRVLVPGGRLVAAILARAGLWTAWRRLKRLVGPSVWRGATFLSPDELRDLLRARGFTEPRWRSAVHFLPLFWPRSGGWLERWEAIGARWMPGRATFVAVAARRA
- a CDS encoding outer membrane lipoprotein-sorting protein, producing MRRIRPRWAARALLAALGAGAVALPAAAQAPSGEELMRRAHLAMYYAGEDMRARVTMRLVSKDGGERIRELTLTRRTLKEGGEQRYFVVFHRPPDVRDLAFLVWKYAGRDDDRWLYIPALKLVRRIAASDKHTSFVGSDFSYEDVSGREPEEDAHKRLREEKVGERVAHVVESVPRDPGSADFTRKVSWIDVATGLPLKEEYYDRRGELARVFSGEELKEAQGFWTVTKRVMKNVQTGHRTEAVFADVRYNQKLAPDLFTERALRAPPTELVR
- a CDS encoding MMPL family transporter — its product is MGARWDRVRRRTVEWSVDHPRAVLVLVLLLTLAFGSQLPRIRTDTDPKNMLPITSPVRQYNDQVEGWFGLHPDVLVVAIQSDQGIFTPETLGRLSRLTEAVLRLPGVIARDVVALPTVNDVTVADGALDARPILGRVPRDAAEADRLRQQVLGNALLVHRLVSADGKTTALYVPIEKSANGKLIAEEIRRLTATDTGPERYYVAGDPVARDTFGAEMFRQMGLFSPLAGLLMCGMLFFMFRSWWLVAANMVVAMLAIIWAMGLFIGLGIPVHIMASMSPVFLMAISTDTVHIFNEFAFRRREARTRREAILQTMNAVGTPVLFSDLTTIAGFASLAIGPIIPVRVFGLLVAFGTGVILVMSFTLVPALMAIARERRVAGAPGEAEPASRWLARVGRACVAWKTAVVLVGAGVLGASAVGLTQIRMNNNMVAWFKAGSDIRIADRALSRALGGTATLYLVADGKQPDAVTRPEFLRALEGLQRRIERETVVGKTTSVADVVKRVHRVLRDNDPAQEIIPDSQEAAAQALLLFSMAARQRELSNVVDDPARKANVMVQLRSWDATHTAGVLAAARDHLASHPIPGAELRPAGIAYFNMVWNQEVLVGMLEGFIASCVLVLVLLVLNYRSLRWGVVSFLPLLFTVVLIYGMVGFLGKDFDMPISVLSTLSLGLAIDFAIHFVSRFQQRYRETGDLEGALVWTAARPGLGILKNALLFASGFAVMLAAALTPYITVGVFMIAIMLLSAAATVVYLTAVVALFPRWLIRGLREGSR